The following proteins are encoded in a genomic region of Dehalococcoidia bacterium:
- a CDS encoding dihydroorotate dehydrogenase, giving the protein MDLRVRIAAGKRELVLNNPVLTASGCFGNGIEFLRVFDIQRLGGIVSKGITLRPRAGNPQPRIVEAPAGMINSIGLQNVGVDSVVAELAPVWATWSVPVIANIAAERVEDYARLAARLDGVPGVSALELNVSCPNVENGLEFGCRPELTAEVVRAVREATALPVLVKLTPSAGDVVAVAEAAVEAGAHALTIANTFPALSIDIGRRRPALGWGSGGLSGPAIRPIVLKMVWDVARAGLGVPIIGCGGIVTWSDAVEYIMAGACAVQVGTATFLNPRAPLDVLEGLEEFLRREGVEDVMQLVGAALPRGGPTSGPRRAFSGAEG; this is encoded by the coding sequence ATGGACCTGCGGGTGCGCATTGCGGCCGGCAAGCGCGAGCTGGTGCTGAACAACCCGGTGCTGACGGCCTCGGGCTGCTTCGGCAACGGCATCGAGTTCCTGCGCGTGTTCGACATCCAGCGGCTGGGGGGTATCGTCAGCAAGGGCATCACCCTGAGGCCGCGGGCGGGCAACCCGCAGCCGCGCATCGTCGAGGCCCCGGCGGGCATGATCAACTCCATCGGCCTGCAGAACGTGGGGGTGGACTCGGTGGTGGCCGAGCTGGCGCCCGTTTGGGCCACCTGGTCGGTGCCCGTCATCGCCAACATCGCCGCCGAGCGGGTGGAGGACTACGCGCGGCTGGCGGCCCGCCTGGACGGGGTGCCGGGCGTGAGCGCACTGGAGCTGAACGTCTCCTGCCCCAATGTGGAGAACGGCCTGGAGTTCGGCTGCCGGCCCGAGCTGACGGCGGAGGTGGTGCGGGCGGTGCGGGAGGCCACGGCCCTGCCGGTGCTGGTGAAGCTGACGCCCAGCGCGGGCGACGTGGTGGCGGTGGCGGAGGCGGCGGTGGAGGCCGGGGCCCATGCCCTGACCATCGCCAATACCTTCCCTGCCCTGAGCATCGACATCGGCCGCCGACGGCCCGCCCTGGGCTGGGGTTCCGGAGGCCTGTCGGGGCCTGCCATTCGCCCCATCGTGCTGAAGATGGTTTGGGACGTGGCGCGGGCGGGACTGGGGGTGCCCATCATCGGCTGCGGCGGCATCGTCACCTGGAGCGACGCGGTGGAATACATCATGGCCGGAGCCTGCGCCGTGCAGGTGGGCACCGCCACCTTCCTGAACCCCCGCGCGCCCCTGGACGTCCTGGAAGGGCTGGAGGAGTTCCTGCGACGAGAGGGCGTCGAGGACGTGATGCAGCTGGTGGGGGCCGCTCTGCCTCGGGGAGGGCCAACCAGCGGCCCCAGGAGGGCGTTTTCGGGCGCAGAGGGGTAG
- a CDS encoding EAL domain-containing protein has translation MPKSSRGRARLALFLIACALATMTVSSIYYANLHRTHLQDMDQLSQAGVALEQAHGEFTQAKAALASLTILRDRSYFDLYRLSIQSARQEVDRVRRIAASLGMWADATALYALTARMDAFDSEIGKVVDAYLGDDPLGAIRAGQQLWPMADSIEQDLRDASRAWLMLVTQEREVAERATWTHLVIQGGLGAFSLLVAFVTAVLFDRSILQPLAKLRRAATAIAAGDLTARAPVEGPEEMVSLAQAFNNMTETLVQRNIELERHLMDLQQAQDTIWRMAYYDTLTGLPNRHMLEDRLQAAIAQARRRGQHVGVLFLDLDRFKLVNDTFGHSFGDKLLRLVGRRLAEALNGNHLLARTGGDEFAVLLPEVTRESEAEDAARRLLGAMQLPFFVDDRELYITASIGLVLFPQHGEDPQALLRNADIAMYRAKERGRNTYQTYTTLMGSGLGNRLAMESELHRALERGELVLHYQPIVDLEAGKVVGLEALVRWQHPERGLLFPDQFIPLAEETGLIVPLGECVLNTACAQAVAWQRDGLPPFFVTVNLSPRQMRQDEELLAAVSRALQETGLPPRQLMLEVTEGAIMVELERAVSLLLALRGLGVLVCVDDFGTGHSSLSHLKTLPVDVVKVDRTFIWDMTASQADAAIVAAVVTLARSLGLRVIAEGVETQEQAQLLLTLGCHEMQGYLFSRPLPAEQVAELLKRGVDEARIA, from the coding sequence TTGCCCAAGTCCTCCCGCGGACGTGCCCGCCTCGCTCTCTTCCTGATAGCCTGCGCCCTGGCCACCATGACCGTCTCGTCCATCTACTACGCCAATCTGCACCGCACCCACCTGCAGGACATGGATCAGCTCTCTCAGGCGGGCGTGGCGCTGGAGCAGGCGCACGGCGAGTTCACGCAGGCCAAGGCAGCCCTGGCCTCTCTCACCATCCTGCGCGACCGCTCCTACTTCGACCTCTATCGTCTGAGCATACAGTCGGCCCGCCAGGAGGTGGACCGGGTACGTCGCATCGCTGCCTCCCTGGGCATGTGGGCCGATGCCACGGCCCTCTATGCCCTGACGGCGCGGATGGACGCCTTCGACAGCGAGATCGGGAAGGTGGTCGACGCCTATCTGGGCGATGACCCCCTGGGGGCCATCCGGGCCGGCCAGCAGCTGTGGCCCATGGCCGACTCCATCGAGCAGGACCTGCGCGACGCCAGCAGGGCCTGGCTCATGCTGGTCACCCAGGAGCGAGAGGTGGCGGAACGGGCCACGTGGACGCACTTGGTCATCCAGGGGGGGCTGGGGGCCTTCAGCCTGCTGGTGGCCTTCGTCACCGCTGTCCTGTTCGACCGCTCCATCCTCCAGCCCCTGGCCAAGCTGCGGCGCGCCGCCACAGCCATCGCTGCCGGTGACCTGACGGCCCGGGCGCCCGTGGAGGGGCCGGAGGAGATGGTCTCCCTGGCCCAGGCCTTCAACAACATGACCGAGACCCTGGTGCAGCGCAACATCGAGCTGGAGCGCCACCTGATGGACCTCCAGCAGGCCCAGGACACCATCTGGCGCATGGCCTACTACGACACCCTCACGGGCCTGCCCAACCGCCACATGCTGGAAGACCGACTGCAGGCGGCCATCGCTCAGGCGCGGCGGCGGGGCCAGCATGTGGGCGTGCTCTTCCTGGACCTGGACCGCTTCAAGCTGGTCAACGACACCTTCGGCCACAGCTTCGGCGACAAGCTCCTGCGGCTGGTGGGGCGACGCCTGGCGGAGGCCCTCAACGGCAACCACCTGCTGGCCCGCACCGGCGGCGACGAGTTCGCTGTGCTGCTGCCCGAGGTGACGCGGGAGTCGGAGGCGGAAGACGCGGCCCGACGCCTGCTGGGGGCCATGCAGCTCCCCTTCTTCGTGGACGACCGCGAGCTTTACATCACGGCCAGCATCGGCCTGGTCCTGTTCCCCCAGCACGGCGAGGACCCCCAGGCCCTCCTCCGCAACGCCGACATCGCCATGTACCGGGCCAAGGAGCGGGGGCGCAACACCTACCAGACCTACACCACCCTGATGGGGTCCGGCCTCGGCAACCGCCTGGCCATGGAGAGCGAGCTGCACCGCGCCCTGGAGCGAGGGGAGCTGGTCTTGCACTACCAGCCCATCGTGGACCTGGAGGCCGGCAAGGTGGTGGGGCTGGAGGCGCTGGTGCGCTGGCAGCACCCGGAGCGGGGCCTCCTCTTCCCCGACCAGTTCATACCCCTGGCCGAGGAGACGGGACTCATCGTCCCCCTGGGAGAGTGTGTGCTCAACACCGCCTGCGCCCAGGCCGTGGCCTGGCAGAGGGACGGCCTGCCGCCCTTCTTCGTCACCGTCAACCTCTCCCCCCGGCAGATGCGCCAGGACGAGGAGCTGCTGGCGGCCGTCTCCCGCGCCCTTCAGGAGACGGGCCTGCCGCCCCGGCAGCTCATGCTGGAGGTCACCGAGGGGGCCATCATGGTGGAGCTGGAGCGGGCGGTGAGCCTGCTGCTGGCCCTGCGGGGGCTGGGCGTCCTGGTCTGCGTGGACGACTTCGGCACCGGCCACTCGTCCCTCAGCCACCTGAAGACGCTGCCGGTGGACGTGGTGAAGGTCGACCGCACCTTCATCTGGGACATGACCGCCAGCCAGGCCGATGCCGCCATCGTGGCGGCGGTGGTCACCCTGGCCCGCTCCCTGGGGCTGCGGGTCATCGCCGAGGGCGTGGAGACCCAGGAGCAGGCGCAGCTGCTGCTCACCCTGGGCTGCCACGAGATGCAGGGCTACCTCTTCAGCCGCCCCCTGCCTGCGGAGCAGGTGGCGGAGCTGCTGAAGCGGGGCGTGGACGAGGCCCGCATCGCCTGA
- a CDS encoding FAD-binding oxidoreductase — MAVDVDSLAQAVAEAIGREAVVLDPGELERYSWDALGPNRAFRLAGQIKTQPLLAARPRSTEEVAAVVRLAAQRGLAVVPYGGGTGVMGAAVPVQPSLVLDLGAMDRVLAISRSDRTVHVQAGMVLERLDRELAAHGLMLAHDPWSLPIATVGGAISTNGMGYRVGRYGSMGDQVLGLTVVLADGRVLRTRGVQGKSAGLDLNHLFIGTEGCFGVITEAVLRCLPLPEARVLAAYAFDSFEAGFEAIMAMDGIGLVPSVLDYGEDFEPGADTSRPVSAGAKLYLAFEGFRQEVEAQRGRADEICRASGGRPLPPREAESFWEHRHDIALRFARGRRQGRPREPVAGARFDYVHVSLPPSRVLDYRRRCQEVLARRRVLPLEYGIWGRPGLFDVVMVQPEGDGDSLAEAVDELLVIAQDMGGSMEQCHGVGLKLLHLMEREHGLGLELMRAIKRALDPQGILNPGKLAL; from the coding sequence GTGGCTGTCGATGTGGACTCATTGGCTCAGGCCGTAGCCGAGGCCATCGGCCGGGAAGCCGTCGTTCTGGACCCCGGTGAGCTGGAGCGCTACTCCTGGGACGCCCTGGGCCCCAACCGGGCCTTCCGCCTGGCCGGACAAATAAAGACCCAGCCCCTTCTGGCTGCGCGCCCCCGCAGCACCGAAGAGGTGGCGGCGGTTGTGCGTTTGGCCGCCCAAAGGGGCCTGGCGGTGGTGCCCTACGGCGGCGGCACCGGGGTGATGGGTGCGGCCGTGCCCGTCCAGCCCTCGCTGGTGCTGGATCTGGGGGCCATGGACAGGGTGCTGGCCATCAGCCGCTCCGACCGCACTGTCCACGTTCAGGCCGGAATGGTGCTGGAGCGGCTGGACCGGGAGCTGGCCGCCCACGGGCTGATGCTGGCCCATGACCCCTGGTCCCTGCCCATCGCTACCGTGGGAGGCGCCATTTCCACCAACGGCATGGGCTACCGGGTGGGGCGCTACGGCTCCATGGGTGATCAGGTGCTGGGGCTGACGGTGGTGCTGGCCGACGGCCGCGTCCTGCGCACGCGAGGCGTGCAGGGCAAGTCCGCAGGACTGGACCTGAACCACCTGTTCATCGGCACCGAGGGTTGCTTCGGCGTCATCACCGAGGCCGTGCTGCGCTGCCTGCCCTTGCCCGAGGCGCGGGTGCTGGCAGCCTATGCTTTCGACAGTTTCGAGGCGGGGTTCGAGGCCATCATGGCCATGGACGGCATCGGCCTGGTGCCCTCGGTGCTGGACTACGGCGAAGACTTCGAACCTGGGGCCGATACTTCTCGCCCCGTCTCGGCCGGGGCCAAACTCTACCTGGCCTTCGAAGGCTTCCGCCAGGAGGTGGAAGCCCAGAGGGGCCGCGCCGACGAGATATGCCGTGCCAGCGGCGGCCGGCCGCTGCCGCCGCGGGAGGCCGAGTCCTTCTGGGAGCACCGTCACGACATCGCCCTGCGCTTCGCCCGGGGCAGGCGCCAGGGGCGGCCGCGGGAGCCGGTGGCGGGCGCCCGCTTCGACTACGTGCACGTCTCGCTGCCGCCTTCGCGCGTCCTGGATTACCGTCGCCGCTGTCAGGAGGTGCTGGCCCGCAGGCGGGTGCTGCCGCTGGAGTACGGCATCTGGGGCAGGCCGGGCCTCTTCGACGTGGTCATGGTCCAGCCCGAGGGCGATGGCGACTCGCTGGCCGAGGCCGTGGACGAGCTGCTGGTCATAGCCCAGGACATGGGCGGCTCCATGGAGCAGTGCCACGGGGTGGGGCTGAAGCTGCTCCACCTGATGGAGCGGGAGCATGGCCTGGGCCTGGAGCTGATGCGGGCCATCAAGAGGGCGCTGGACCCCCAGGGCATTCTCAACCCCGGCAAGCTGGCCCTGTAA
- a CDS encoding ABC transporter ATP-binding protein/permease, whose protein sequence is MRVAMHLLRLLRFLAPYKRQVALALVCIAGASGFGLASPQLVRWAVDFGLGIKVEGGRLATDTSVPVLVVAALAVVGAAVLRGAFVYGQQFLSEWTSQRVAYDLRNRLYDQFQRLSFSFHDHSETGQLMSRATQDVEAARLFIQFGVLRLGYLAGVVVAAAVLMFWSDWQLALAALSVAPLVLWRSASMSVRLRPLWLQVQNRMGQLTSLLQESLTGFRVVKVFGREDYELERFGKEARALFDDAYTAGRIQAYNSPLISFLWMVSQGVVLLFGGWQAIEGRVTVGELTAFLFYLTLMQMPLRALGWIVGIYSRALSASQRIFEVLDAQPEVKEKPGAIVLRDVKGHVRFEDVHFAYNSLVPVLRGITFEARPGEVVALMGPAGSGKTTIVNLLPRFYDVTAGRITIDGIDIRDVTLQSLRRVVGIVQQDIFLFSATIRDNIAYGAPWASQEDIERAAKAARIHDFIVSLPDGYDTWVGERGITLSGGQRQRVAIARTLLRDPRVLILDDSTSSVDAETERLIWEALVELMKGRTTFVIAHRLRTLKLADKVLVLKDGEIVEQGRHEELLSRHGLYRQIYELELRDQEEALRLTMGRPSAGGGS, encoded by the coding sequence ATGAGGGTCGCCATGCATCTGTTGAGATTGCTGAGATTCCTCGCCCCTTACAAGAGGCAGGTGGCCCTGGCCCTGGTCTGCATCGCCGGCGCGAGCGGCTTCGGCCTGGCCAGCCCCCAGCTGGTGCGGTGGGCGGTGGACTTCGGCCTGGGCATAAAGGTGGAGGGGGGCCGCCTGGCGACCGACACCAGCGTGCCGGTGCTAGTGGTGGCTGCCCTGGCAGTGGTGGGGGCGGCGGTGCTGAGGGGCGCCTTCGTTTACGGGCAGCAGTTCCTGTCGGAGTGGACATCCCAGCGGGTGGCCTACGACCTGCGCAACCGCCTCTATGACCAGTTCCAGCGCCTCTCCTTCTCCTTCCACGACCATTCCGAGACGGGGCAGCTCATGTCGCGTGCCACCCAGGACGTGGAGGCGGCGCGACTGTTCATCCAGTTCGGGGTGCTGCGGCTGGGCTACCTGGCTGGGGTGGTGGTGGCGGCCGCCGTCCTGATGTTCTGGAGCGACTGGCAGCTGGCCCTGGCCGCCCTGTCGGTGGCGCCGCTGGTGTTGTGGCGCTCGGCCTCCATGAGCGTGCGCCTGCGCCCCCTCTGGCTGCAGGTCCAGAACCGCATGGGCCAGCTCACCAGCCTGTTGCAGGAGTCCCTGACCGGTTTCCGGGTGGTGAAGGTGTTCGGGCGGGAGGACTACGAGCTGGAGCGGTTCGGGAAGGAGGCGCGGGCCCTGTTCGACGACGCCTACACCGCCGGCCGCATCCAGGCCTATAACAGCCCCCTCATTTCCTTTTTGTGGATGGTCTCCCAGGGGGTCGTGCTGCTGTTCGGCGGCTGGCAGGCCATCGAGGGTCGGGTGACGGTGGGCGAGCTGACGGCCTTCCTGTTCTATCTGACCCTGATGCAAATGCCGCTGCGGGCCCTCGGTTGGATCGTGGGGATCTACTCGCGGGCCCTTTCCGCCTCCCAGCGCATATTCGAGGTGCTGGATGCCCAGCCGGAGGTGAAGGAGAAGCCAGGGGCCATCGTGCTGCGGGACGTCAAGGGGCACGTGCGCTTCGAGGACGTCCACTTCGCCTACAACTCCCTGGTGCCGGTGCTGAGGGGCATCACCTTCGAGGCGCGGCCGGGAGAGGTGGTGGCCTTGATGGGGCCGGCCGGCAGCGGCAAGACCACCATCGTCAACCTTCTGCCCCGCTTCTATGACGTCACGGCGGGCCGCATCACCATCGATGGAATCGACATCCGGGACGTGACCCTTCAGTCGCTGCGGCGGGTGGTGGGCATCGTCCAGCAGGACATCTTTCTCTTTTCGGCCACCATCCGCGACAACATCGCGTACGGCGCCCCCTGGGCCAGCCAGGAAGACATCGAGCGAGCGGCCAAGGCGGCCCGCATCCACGACTTCATCGTTTCCCTGCCCGACGGCTACGACACCTGGGTGGGCGAGCGAGGCATCACCCTCTCGGGTGGCCAGAGGCAGCGGGTGGCCATCGCCCGCACCCTGCTGCGGGACCCCCGCGTCCTCATTCTGGACGACTCCACCTCCAGCGTGGACGCGGAGACGGAGCGCCTCATCTGGGAGGCGCTGGTGGAGCTAATGAAGGGGCGCACCACCTTCGTCATCGCCCACCGGCTGCGCACCCTGAAGCTGGCCGACAAGGTGCTGGTGCTCAAGGACGGGGAGATAGTGGAGCAGGGACGCCACGAGGAGCTGCTGTCCCGCCACGGCCTCTATCGCCAGATCTACGAGCTGGAGCTGAGGGACCAGGAGGAGGCCCTGCGGCTCACCATGGGCCGGCCCTCGGCCGGGGGAGGCAGCTGA
- a CDS encoding ABC transporter ATP-binding protein/permease → MGMWGGFGGMNLGAIRRGADVWEEEGPGTIYDHTVVRRFLPYLAPYKGRVLAAFAALLVAAATTQAQPWLIGRGIDEFVRGGNFRGLAAIAGLVLGLAVVSWGAQFVQQLITTYVGHRVLLRLRLLLFEHIMKLSVRFIDSNQVGRVMSRVQNDVAALQDLITTGVYDIFYQFLGVAFVIFFVFYQDVIMALVALSVLPVLVLAMAVWQSRARQAFLRVRQAIAVVNANLQENVSGVRVVQSLTREEENLRRFDRVNADHLMANVEAGRLTAAVMPLVEVLVAVSTALVIGVGGVRVMNGQLEVGEFVAFALYVQRVFEPVRNLIMQYTQLQRAMAAGARILEVLDTQPEITDAPDAIDLPDIRGQVEFRHVHFRYVPDVEVLHDINLKVQPGEMVAIVGPTGAGKSTLVSLVARLYDVTEGQVLIDGVDIRRIRRSSLARRLGVVLQEPFLFTGTVRENIRYGRPDASDEEVEAAARAVGAHDFIVRLPQGYDTYLHERGQNLSLGQRQLISFARALLADPRILILDEATASVDPVTEALLQRALRRLLQGRTSFVIAHRLSTVRGADRIVVLDQGRIVEEGRHEELMARDGLYARLYRLAYQQAVPVLGGDGHGSGDGAGEGSRPDRSPRPSSAS, encoded by the coding sequence ATGGGCATGTGGGGCGGCTTCGGCGGCATGAATCTGGGGGCCATACGCCGCGGGGCCGACGTGTGGGAGGAGGAAGGCCCGGGCACCATCTACGACCACACGGTGGTGCGCCGCTTCCTGCCCTACCTGGCGCCGTACAAGGGGAGGGTGCTGGCGGCCTTCGCTGCCCTGCTCGTGGCGGCCGCTACCACCCAGGCCCAGCCCTGGCTCATCGGCCGCGGCATCGACGAGTTCGTGCGGGGGGGCAACTTCCGCGGGCTGGCGGCCATCGCGGGACTGGTGCTGGGGCTGGCGGTGGTCTCCTGGGGTGCCCAGTTCGTCCAACAGCTCATTACCACCTACGTCGGCCACCGGGTGCTGCTGCGCCTGCGCCTGCTCCTCTTCGAGCACATCATGAAGCTGTCGGTCCGCTTCATCGACAGCAATCAGGTAGGGCGCGTCATGTCCCGCGTGCAGAACGACGTGGCCGCCCTGCAGGACCTCATCACCACCGGGGTCTACGACATCTTCTATCAGTTCCTGGGAGTGGCCTTCGTCATCTTCTTCGTCTTCTATCAGGACGTGATCATGGCGCTGGTGGCCCTGTCGGTGCTGCCTGTGCTGGTGCTGGCCATGGCCGTCTGGCAGTCGCGGGCGCGGCAGGCCTTCCTGCGCGTCCGCCAGGCCATTGCCGTGGTCAATGCCAACCTGCAGGAGAACGTGTCGGGGGTGCGGGTGGTCCAGAGCCTCACTCGCGAGGAGGAGAACCTGCGCCGCTTCGACCGGGTCAACGCCGACCACCTGATGGCCAATGTGGAGGCGGGGCGTCTGACGGCGGCGGTGATGCCCCTGGTGGAGGTGCTGGTGGCCGTCTCCACCGCCCTGGTCATCGGCGTGGGCGGCGTGCGGGTGATGAACGGCCAGCTGGAGGTGGGCGAGTTCGTGGCCTTCGCCCTCTACGTGCAGAGGGTGTTCGAGCCGGTGCGGAACCTGATAATGCAGTACACCCAGTTGCAGCGGGCCATGGCGGCCGGTGCCAGGATTCTGGAGGTCCTGGACACCCAGCCCGAAATAACCGATGCGCCCGACGCCATCGACCTGCCCGACATCCGCGGCCAGGTGGAGTTCCGACACGTCCACTTCCGCTACGTGCCCGATGTGGAGGTGCTGCACGACATCAACCTCAAGGTCCAGCCCGGGGAGATGGTGGCCATAGTGGGCCCCACGGGGGCCGGCAAGAGCACGCTGGTATCCCTGGTGGCCCGCCTCTACGACGTGACGGAGGGGCAGGTGCTCATAGACGGGGTGGACATCCGCCGCATCCGTCGCAGCTCCCTGGCCCGACGGCTGGGGGTGGTGCTGCAGGAGCCTTTCCTGTTCACGGGGACGGTGCGGGAGAACATACGCTACGGCCGTCCCGACGCCAGCGACGAGGAAGTGGAGGCGGCAGCGCGGGCGGTGGGGGCTCACGACTTCATCGTCCGGTTGCCCCAGGGCTACGATACCTATCTGCACGAGCGAGGGCAGAACCTGTCGTTGGGCCAGCGGCAGCTCATCAGCTTCGCCAGGGCGCTTCTGGCTGACCCCCGCATCCTCATCCTGGACGAGGCCACTGCCAGCGTCGACCCGGTGACCGAGGCGTTGCTGCAGCGGGCGTTGCGTCGACTGCTGCAGGGCCGCACCTCCTTCGTCATCGCCCACCGCCTGTCCACGGTGCGGGGTGCCGACCGCATCGTGGTGCTGGACCAGGGGCGGATCGTGGAGGAGGGGCGTCACGAGGAGCTGATGGCCCGCGATGGGCTTTACGCCCGCCTCTACCGCCTCGCCTATCAGCAGGCGGTGCCGGTGCTGGGCGGCGACGGCCACGGCAGCGGCGACGGTGCCGGCGAGGGCAGCCGTCCCGACCGCTCCCCTCGTCCCTCCTCCGCCTCTTAG
- a CDS encoding Mrp/NBP35 family ATP-binding protein: MAENRPEDGQPSKEAVLAALSRIQDPDLHRDIVSLGFVRDEDVTICGGNVKVTITLTTPACPVREQMKRQAEELLLSLPGVTHAEVEMQAEVRATRPRGPRPVEGVRNIIAVASNKGGVGKSTIAVNLALALRRFGARVGLLDADLTGPNVPTMLGLPAGFQADRGLSIVERYGLKVVSLGFLLKPGTAVIWRGPMIGTGVRQLLHDIPWGEDGELDYLVVDLPPGTSDASMSLAQEAPVTGVVIVTAPNAVSVEDSLKAVSMFERLSVPVLGVVENMSYFVCPHCGQRADIFGHGLVREVAARLGLEFLGEIPLDPALREAADRGLPAVEAAPDSPVAQAIMAIAQRVAAKASVQHFALQSSG, translated from the coding sequence ATGGCCGAGAACAGGCCTGAGGACGGCCAGCCCAGCAAGGAGGCCGTCCTGGCCGCCCTGAGCCGCATCCAGGACCCGGACCTGCACCGCGACATCGTCAGCCTCGGCTTCGTCAGGGACGAGGACGTGACCATCTGCGGCGGCAACGTCAAGGTCACCATCACCCTCACCACCCCGGCCTGCCCGGTGCGGGAGCAGATGAAGCGGCAGGCGGAGGAGCTGCTCCTCTCCCTGCCCGGCGTCACCCACGCCGAGGTGGAGATGCAGGCCGAGGTGCGGGCCACCCGCCCGCGGGGGCCGCGGCCGGTGGAGGGCGTGCGCAACATCATCGCCGTCGCCTCCAACAAGGGCGGCGTCGGCAAGTCCACCATCGCCGTCAACCTGGCCCTGGCCCTGCGCCGCTTCGGCGCCCGCGTGGGTCTGCTGGACGCCGACCTCACCGGCCCCAACGTCCCCACCATGCTGGGCCTGCCGGCCGGCTTCCAGGCCGACCGCGGCCTCTCCATCGTCGAGCGCTACGGCCTGAAGGTGGTGTCCCTGGGCTTCCTGCTGAAGCCCGGCACCGCCGTCATCTGGCGCGGCCCCATGATCGGCACCGGCGTGCGCCAGCTACTGCACGACATCCCCTGGGGCGAGGACGGCGAGCTGGACTACCTGGTGGTGGACCTGCCCCCCGGCACCAGCGACGCCTCCATGAGCCTGGCCCAGGAGGCCCCCGTCACCGGCGTGGTCATCGTCACCGCCCCCAACGCCGTCTCGGTGGAGGACTCCCTCAAGGCCGTGAGCATGTTCGAGCGGCTGAGCGTCCCCGTGCTGGGCGTGGTGGAGAACATGAGCTACTTCGTCTGCCCCCACTGCGGCCAGAGGGCCGACATCTTCGGCCACGGCCTGGTGCGGGAGGTGGCCGCCCGCCTGGGGCTGGAGTTCCTGGGGGAAATCCCCCTGGACCCGGCCCTGCGGGAGGCGGCCGACCGCGGCCTGCCGGCGGTGGAGGCGGCGCCCGACTCCCCGGTGGCCCAGGCCATCATGGCCATCGCCCAGCGGGTGGCCGCCAAGGCCAGCGTCCAGCACTTCGCCCTCCAGAGCAGCGGCTGA
- a CDS encoding NAD(P)-dependent oxidoreductase — protein sequence MPCDNHRRLAIPAQPVRKQDPAVRVRNWDEVFLGFDLETARLEAERCIHCPDAPCQQACPLGNNIPQALYLLEQGDVIGAASVFRQTSNLPEMCGRLCPQESLCEGACVVGFAIRPGALGPQPPVQIGKLEAFVADYQRRLLGGWPRPAEKAPPTGMAVAVVGSGPAGLAVAEELTKRGHSVTVYESWPKPGGVLRYGIPSFKMRKELLQEYLAYLEELGVAFVCNTVIGRDLTVDDLFAAGFHAVFLGHGASVGGRLRIPGEDLRGVFQATEFLVRGNLPPEDLPPRMREPLDIGRHVVVIGGGDTSMDCVRTAVRLGAERVTLVYRRTEAEMMGREEERRHAREEGVQFMFLTAPVRFLGENGRLRAVELRRMELGPPDESGRRSPVPVPGSEFTLPADTAVIAIGYEGDEAIIRATPGLRAFGKHLIRVDRETYQTSRPGVFAGGDNVNGADLVVTALADGRRAAQAIDRYLRQLMAQAPSGAASR from the coding sequence ATGCCGTGCGATAACCACCGTCGGCTGGCGATACCGGCCCAGCCGGTGCGCAAGCAGGACCCGGCGGTCCGCGTGCGCAACTGGGACGAGGTCTTCCTGGGCTTCGACCTGGAGACGGCGCGGCTGGAGGCGGAGCGCTGCATCCACTGCCCGGACGCCCCCTGCCAGCAGGCCTGCCCCCTGGGCAACAACATCCCCCAGGCCCTCTACCTGCTGGAGCAGGGCGACGTCATCGGCGCGGCCAGCGTCTTCCGCCAGACCTCCAACCTCCCCGAGATGTGCGGCCGCCTCTGCCCGCAGGAGTCCCTGTGCGAGGGCGCCTGCGTGGTGGGCTTCGCCATCCGCCCCGGCGCCCTGGGCCCCCAGCCGCCCGTCCAGATCGGCAAGCTGGAGGCCTTCGTGGCCGACTACCAGCGCCGCCTTCTGGGCGGCTGGCCCCGCCCGGCCGAGAAGGCGCCCCCCACCGGCATGGCCGTGGCCGTCGTCGGCTCCGGCCCCGCCGGGCTGGCCGTGGCCGAGGAGCTGACCAAGCGCGGCCACTCCGTCACCGTCTACGAGTCGTGGCCCAAGCCCGGCGGCGTCCTCCGCTACGGCATCCCCAGCTTCAAGATGCGCAAGGAGCTGCTGCAGGAGTACCTGGCCTACCTGGAGGAGCTGGGCGTCGCCTTCGTCTGCAACACCGTCATCGGCCGCGACCTGACGGTGGACGACCTCTTCGCCGCCGGCTTCCACGCCGTCTTCCTGGGCCACGGGGCCTCGGTGGGAGGCCGCCTGCGCATCCCCGGCGAGGACCTGCGGGGCGTCTTCCAGGCCACCGAGTTCCTGGTGCGGGGCAACCTGCCCCCCGAGGACCTGCCCCCCCGCATGCGGGAGCCGCTGGACATAGGCCGCCACGTGGTGGTCATCGGCGGCGGCGACACCTCCATGGACTGCGTCCGCACCGCCGTCCGCCTGGGGGCCGAGCGGGTGACCCTGGTCTACCGCCGCACCGAGGCCGAGATGATGGGCCGCGAGGAGGAGCGGCGCCACGCCCGCGAGGAGGGCGTCCAGTTCATGTTCCTCACCGCCCCGGTGCGCTTCCTGGGCGAGAACGGCAGGCTCAGGGCGGTGGAGCTGCGGCGCATGGAGCTGGGGCCGCCCGACGAATCGGGCCGCCGCAGCCCCGTGCCCGTGCCGGGCTCCGAGTTCACCCTCCCCGCCGATACCGCCGTCATCGCCATCGGCTACGAGGGCGACGAGGCCATCATCCGCGCCACCCCCGGCCTGCGCGCCTTCGGCAAGCACCTCATCAGGGTGGACAGGGAGACCTACCAGACCTCCCGCCCCGGCGTCTTCGCCGGGGGCGACAACGTCAACGGGGCCGACCTGGTGGTGACGGCCCTGGCCGACGGCCGCCGCGCCGCCCAGGCCATCGACCGCTACCTGCGCCAGCTCATGGCCCAGGCCCCTTCCGGGGCCGCCTCCCGCTAG